Proteins encoded within one genomic window of Anopheles gambiae chromosome 3, idAnoGambNW_F1_1, whole genome shotgun sequence:
- the LOC1271101 gene encoding membrane-associated transporter protein: protein MYGTYQQQERLTEDEILQGMLDSRQRFAKLDNSRGYQHSFRKKSKWELVRLSLLIVGIECTYATETALVAPILLGIGLPHTVMTMIWATPSLAGLLFAPVIASVSDRLRSRWGRRRPVLLALGCTILTGMLVLPNGPAIGELVGLTSVGWVATITTVGLIMSDFSAETSNGLCRTYAMEVCTIRDQARVLSIMVLTGGIGATMGALFGAINWNRLGIGRLLGGNGPSVFAANWIVLFVGLLVTLTSFSEIPLPVQESEPMLRPVTQKMLLDEVKRAQGEGRVQDEKEEVQEVVGFKQFVHNVLHMPRSMKVLCLTQLLSHMSYLTYCLYYTDFVGATVYEGDVRALKGSAAAERYDDGVRFACLGMALCSTTSSIYSVFIEGLIVRFGARPVYVGGLLAHCCGMLAMGLMPHKLVVFGCCALTGVMYATIYSIPFLLISHYHSKNCFTEVDGQYVESIEPRGFGVDVSMMSSMLCLAQLIVSLAIGAVIDAVGSTIIITFISSAFMLCAAGSAMAILYMEL from the exons ATGTACGGGACgtaccagcagcaggaacGCCTCACCGAGGATGAAATACTCCAGGGAATGCTCGACAGTCGGCAGCGCTTTGCCAAGCTCGACAACTCCCGGGGCTATCAACACTCTTTTAG aaaaaaatccaaatggGAACTGGTGCGACTGTCCCTCCTCATCGTCGGCATCGAGTGTACGTACGCAACGGAGACGGCACTGGTCGCCCCGATCCTGCTTGGCATCGGCCTACCGCACACGGTCATGACCATGATCTGGGCGACGCCCTCGCTCGCCGGATTGCTCTTTGCGCCCGTGATCGCTTCTGTCAGCGATCGACTCCGTTCGCGCTGGGGCCGTAGACGTCCGGTACTGCTCGCTCTGGGCTGTACCATTCTTACTGGCATGCTCGTGCTACCGAACGGGCCGGCCATCGGTGAGCTGGTGGGGCTGACGAGCGTCGGCTGGGTGGCCACAATCACAACCGTCGGTTTGATAATGTCTGACTTTTCGGCCGAAACGAGCAACGGACTGTGCCGGACGTACGCGATGGAGGTGTGCACTATTCGGGATCAGGCCCGTGTCCTCAGCATCATGGTGCTGACGGGTGGAATCGGTGCGACCATGGGTGCACTGTTTGGAGCGATCAACTGGAACCGGCTCGGCATTGGACGTTTGTTGGGTGGGAATGGACCGTCCGTGTTTGCGGCGAACTGGATTGTGCTGTTTGTGGGGCTGTTGGTGACGTTGACAAGCTTTTCGGAGATCCCACTGCCAGTGCAGGAGTCGGAACCGATGCTGAGGCCAGTGACGCAAAAGATGCTGCTGGACGAGGTGAAGCGTGCGCAGGGAGAGGGTCGTGTGCAGGATGAGAAGGAAGAGGTGCAGGAAGTTGTTGGGTTTAAGCAGTTTGTGCATAATGTGCTGCATATGCCACGATCGATGAAGGTATTGTGTTTGACGCAGCTGCTGAGCCACATGAGCTACCTGACGTACTGTTTGTACTATACCGATTTTGTTGGCGCTACGGTCTACGAAGGAGATGTGCGG GCACTAAAAGGATCGGCGGCAGCCGAACGGTACGACGACGGGGTTCGGTTCGCCTGCCTCGGTATGGCCCTCTGctccaccacctcctccaTCTACTCCGTGTTCATCGAGGGCCTGATCGTCCGGTTCGGGGCCCGGCCTGTTTACGTGGGCGGACTACTGGCGCACTGCTGCGGCATGCTGGCGATGGGACTGATGCCCCACAAGCTGGTCGTGTTTGGGTGCTGCGCCCTCACGGGGGTTATGTACGCCACCATCTATTCCATTCCGTTCCTGCTGATCTCGCACTACCACTCAAAGAATTGT TTTACGGAAGTTGACGGCCAGTACGTGGAAAGCATCGAGCCACGAGGATTCGGTGTGGACGTTTCCATGATGAGCAGTATGTTATGTTTGGCACAG ttgATTGTATCGCTAGCGATCGGTGCCGTGATTGATGCGGTCGGttccaccatcatcattacgTTCATCTCGTCCGCCTTCATGCTGTGCGCCGCCGGATCCGCCATGGCAATACTTTACATGGAACTGTAG